A single region of the Eulemur rufifrons isolate Redbay chromosome 8, OSU_ERuf_1, whole genome shotgun sequence genome encodes:
- the HES5 gene encoding transcription factor HES-5, translating into MAPSTVAVELLSPKEKNRLRKPVVEKMRRDRINSSIEQLKLLLEQEFARHQPNSKLEKADILEMAVSYLKHSKAFAAAAAGPKSLHQDYSEGYSWCLQEAVQFLTLHAASDTQTKLLCHFQRTPAAPASAAEPKASGTVPAPAPAPAPAKATARQPACGLWRPW; encoded by the exons ATGGCCCCCAGCACCGTGGCCGTGGAGCTGCTCAGCCCCAAAGAGAAGAACCGA CTGCGGAAGCCGGTGGTGGAGAAGATGCGCCGCGACCGCATCAACAGCAGCATCGAGCAGCTGAAGCTGCTGCTGGAGCAGGAGTTCGCGCGGCACCAGCCCAACTCCAAGCTGGAGAAGGCTGACATCCTGGAGATGGCCGTGAGCTACCTGAAGCACAGCAAAG ccttcgccgccgccgccgccggccccaaGAGCCTGCACCAGGACTACAGCGAGGGCTACTCGTGGTGCCTGCAGGAGGCCGTGCAGTTCCTGACGCTGCACGCCGCCAGCGACACGCAGACGAAGCTGCTGTGCCACTTCCAGCGGACCCCGGCTGCGCCCGCCTCCGCCGCGGAACCCAAAGCGTCCGGCACCGTCCcggcgcccgcgcccgcgcccgcgcccgccaAGGCCACCGCGCGCCAGCCGGCCTGCGGCCTCTGGCGCCCCTGGTGA